One Littorina saxatilis isolate snail1 linkage group LG1, US_GU_Lsax_2.0, whole genome shotgun sequence genomic window carries:
- the LOC138974017 gene encoding cysteinyl leukotriene receptor 1-like: MALYGVQNSSAARMQGKTVLPGGANDSISGSSSNNNMSLLAGSNLSDYYDTFFNYYDECGMESLLLYPEYQAAGHISTFLYPVLLVLGTLGNVASLLLLRHLSNHAWSSCLYLAVLSVVELVVLYIRCGGPWLDKVAGINPFFIIMTSSDAMCKINLFVLNVFLQMWPWLMVALSVELLISVRFPLKTYECCTTERARATILLITILLVCLNLNFFWTWGLVEQDCLYIEEFSLEFLNVIWPSIEMTVKHILPLLVVTVCFFVIVVSLLRSGREGQASYEPILRKYFLDLQALHQLKHASLIVVLFFIIVKTFTFALELLNALMQKGIIEVPCDQLAQFQANFELVKAVRDASIYCFHSLKFFIFFAFCASFRKQFFSVMRKIFFCCKAKQTGSGPRKAKDNNAANRLEQNENAGHAASAQRNATRHNDANSHNPPVLNKTTHV; the protein is encoded by the coding sequence GCGGTGCTAACGACAGCAtcagcggcagcagcagcaacaacaacatgtcTTTGCTGGCAGGGAGCAACCTCAGCGACTACTACGACACGTTCTTCAACTACTACGATGAGTGCGGTATGGAGAGCCTCCTGCTGTACCCGGAGTACCAGGCTGCCGGCCACATCTCCACCTTCCTCTACCCCGTGCTGCTGGTCCTGGGCACCCTGGGTAACGTGGCCTCCctgctgctgctgcgacacctcAGCAACCACGCATGGTCCAGCTGCCTGTACCTGGCGGTGCTGAGCGTGGTGGAGCTGGTGGTGCTCTACATCCGCTGCGGAGGGCCGTGGCTGGACAAGGTGGCCGGCATCAACCCTTTCTTCATCATCATGACCTCGTCCGACGCCATGTGCAAGATCAACCTGTTCGTGCTCAACGTCTTCCTGCAGATGTGGCCCTGGCTGATGGTGGCGCTCAGCGTGGAGCTGCTCATCTCCGTGCGCTTCCCGCTCAAGACCTACGAGTGCTGCACCACGGAACGGGCGCGGGCCACCATCCTGCTCATCACCATCCTCCTTGTCTGCCTCAACCTCAACTTCTTCTGGACCTGGGGGCTGGTGGAGCAGGACTGCCTGTACATCGAGGAGTTCTCCTTGGAGTTCCTCAACGTCATCTGGCCCAGCATCGAGATGACCGTCAAGCACATCCTGCCCCTGCTGGTGGTCACCGTCTGCTTCTTCGTCATCGTGGTCAGCCTGCTAAGATCGGGGCGAGAAGGGCAGGCGTCCTACGAGCCCATCCTCAGGAAGTATTTCCTGGACCTGCAGGCTCTGCACCAGCTGAAGCATGCCTCGCTCATCGTCGTGCTGTTCTTCATCATCGTCAAGACCTTCACCTTCGCCTTGGAGCTGCTCAATGCCCTCATGCAGAAAGGCATCATAGAGGTGCCTTGCGATCAGCTGGCCCAGTTCCAAGCTAACTTCGAGCTGGTCAAAGCTGTCCGAGACGCCTCCATCTACTGCTTTCACAGCCTCAAATTCTTCATCTTCTTTGCCTTCTGTGCCAGTTTCCGTAAGCAGTTCTTCTCAGTTATGCGGAAGATATTCTTCTGCTGCAAAGCTAAGCAGACTGGTTCTGGGCCCAGAAAGGCGAAAGACAACAATGCAGCCAACAGGTTGGAACAGAACGAGAACGCAGGTCACGCAGCCAGTGCGCAGAGAAACGCTACACGACACAATGATGCAAACAGCCACAATCCTCCTGTGCTGAATAAAACCACGCATGTTTAG